A part of Hydrogenobacter sp. T-8 genomic DNA contains:
- a CDS encoding flavin reductase family protein — translation MMLFDMEKPQGFDPYEVLTKLVIPRPIAWVSTLSPEGTPNLAPFSFYNAVCDEPPVVLISISKGEDSKRKDTARNILATREFVINFVSEDLLREVELSSIAFPPEVSEFEVCRLREEKAYKVKAPRVAKARAWLECKLLKHEELFDYDLIFGQVVFAGAESLEVDSLKPVGRLSGKFCKIVEINQS, via the coding sequence ATGATGCTCTTTGATATGGAAAAGCCTCAAGGTTTTGACCCCTATGAGGTGCTTACGAAATTAGTTATCCCAAGACCCATAGCCTGGGTTTCCACCCTTAGCCCCGAAGGCACTCCAAACCTTGCACCTTTTAGCTTTTACAATGCGGTGTGTGATGAGCCACCTGTGGTGCTAATATCCATAAGCAAAGGAGAAGACAGCAAGAGAAAAGATACTGCAAGAAACATCCTTGCCACGAGGGAGTTTGTTATAAACTTTGTCTCTGAGGATTTGCTAAGGGAAGTGGAGCTAAGCTCAATAGCCTTCCCTCCAGAGGTTAGCGAGTTTGAGGTCTGCAGGCTACGAGAGGAAAAAGCCTACAAGGTAAAAGCTCCAAGGGTAGCAAAGGCACGAGCATGGCTTGAGTGCAAGCTACTAAAACATGAAGAGCTCTTTGACTATGACCTTATCTTTGGACAGGTGGTTTTTGCAGGTGCGGAAAGCCTTGAAGTGGACTCTCTAAAGCCTGTTGGCAGGCTCTCTGGAAAGTTTTGCAAAATAGTTGAGATAAATCAAAGCTAA
- a CDS encoding 2Fe-2S iron-sulfur cluster-binding protein, which yields MAKVKINGKVLDIPVGEKFGDYHHEIEKAGVEFGCTDGQCGVCVCTVLKGLECLAEPSEQEEETLWRIGEYEETRRLTCQLVIEKEGCEIELETD from the coding sequence ATGGCTAAGGTAAAGATAAACGGAAAGGTGCTTGATATACCAGTGGGTGAAAAGTTTGGAGACTATCACCATGAGATAGAAAAGGCGGGTGTGGAGTTTGGATGCACCGACGGTCAATGTGGTGTGTGTGTTTGCACCGTTTTGAAAGGGCTTGAGTGTCTTGCGGAACCTTCAGAGCAGGAAGAGGAAACCCTATGGAGGATAGGAGAATACGAAGAGACTCGCAGGCTCACCTGCCAGCTGGTAATAGAAAAAGAGGGCTGTGAAATAGAGTTAGAAACCGATTAA
- a CDS encoding YgaP family membrane protein, with translation MDRALRATSGGVLLLVFLIAILPADIHWFWKAFIVFMAINQIQSAFTGWCPVVSLYRKLGVKECTC, from the coding sequence ATGGATAGAGCTTTGAGGGCTACTTCTGGTGGAGTGCTTTTGCTTGTGTTTCTAATTGCTATACTCCCTGCGGACATCCACTGGTTCTGGAAAGCCTTTATAGTGTTTATGGCTATAAACCAGATTCAGTCCGCCTTTACAGGCTGGTGTCCAGTGGTGTCTCTCTACAGAAAGCTGGGTGTAAAGGAGTGCACCTGTTAA